A single region of the Deinococcus sp. KNUC1210 genome encodes:
- a CDS encoding Xaa-Pro peptidase family protein — protein MTAGPITREERALRARHAFDHLPQPLDALVLFDDQYILYYAGFAFFPTERPVALVITREGERTLFVPRLEREHAQQTGEAEQVVDYPEFPGRPHPMQQLGDLLDRLGVASAAIGVDHDGYPSVMGYDGPALSTQLGGAQIVRVSRALDHQMALKSPAELALIRESARWGAYAHRLLQDATHAGANEHEVEAKATREATAAMTAALGPSYRGQNRWISGATALYRGQIGPNSALPHAMTTGATFQTGDVLVTGAGAAVWGYISELERTMFVGKVSAEQQRYFQHMLNLQDIAFEALKPGKTCASVDEAVRAYFEEHQLNAHWRHHVGHSLGQRIHESPFLDIGDERVLEPGMVLSVEPGLYVPGLGGFRHSDTILITQTGMELLTDYPRDLESLTLPA, from the coding sequence ATGACCGCTGGCCCGATCACCCGCGAAGAACGCGCCCTCAGAGCCCGCCACGCCTTCGATCATCTGCCGCAGCCGCTGGACGCACTGGTGTTGTTCGACGATCAGTACATCCTGTATTACGCGGGGTTCGCCTTCTTCCCGACCGAACGTCCGGTGGCGCTCGTCATCACGCGGGAGGGCGAGCGCACCCTGTTCGTGCCCCGGCTGGAACGCGAACACGCGCAGCAGACGGGTGAGGCCGAACAGGTGGTCGATTACCCCGAATTTCCCGGACGGCCTCACCCGATGCAGCAGCTGGGCGATCTGCTGGACCGCCTGGGAGTGGCATCGGCGGCCATCGGTGTCGATCACGACGGCTATCCGAGCGTGATGGGCTACGACGGTCCGGCCCTCAGCACGCAGCTCGGCGGGGCTCAGATCGTGCGGGTGTCCCGCGCCCTCGACCATCAGATGGCGCTGAAATCGCCCGCCGAACTCGCGCTGATCCGCGAGAGTGCCCGCTGGGGCGCGTATGCCCACCGGCTGCTTCAGGACGCTACCCACGCCGGAGCCAACGAGCATGAAGTGGAAGCGAAGGCCACCCGTGAGGCCACCGCCGCCATGACTGCTGCCCTGGGGCCGAGCTACAGAGGCCAGAACAGATGGATCAGCGGGGCCACCGCGCTGTACAGAGGCCAGATCGGACCCAACAGCGCTCTGCCGCACGCCATGACCACCGGAGCGACCTTTCAGACGGGCGACGTGCTGGTGACGGGGGCCGGAGCCGCCGTGTGGGGCTATATCAGCGAGCTGGAACGCACCATGTTCGTGGGCAAGGTAAGCGCCGAGCAGCAGCGCTATTTTCAGCACATGCTGAATCTTCAGGACATCGCCTTCGAGGCCCTGAAGCCCGGAAAAACCTGTGCCAGTGTGGATGAAGCGGTACGGGCCTATTTCGAGGAACATCAGCTGAATGCCCACTGGCGCCACCATGTCGGGCACAGTCTGGGGCAGCGCATCCACGAAAGTCCGTTTCTGGACATCGGTGATGAGCGTGTGCTGGAACCGGGCATGGTGCTGAGTGTTGAGCCAGGACTGTACGTGCCGGGCCTGGGAGGATTTCGCCACTCCGACACCATCCTGATCACTCAGACGGGCATGGAGCTGCTGACCGACTATCCGCGTGATCTGGAAAGCCTGACCCTGCCAGCGTAG